Proteins from one Gossypium raimondii isolate GPD5lz chromosome 8, ASM2569854v1, whole genome shotgun sequence genomic window:
- the LOC105790952 gene encoding uncharacterized protein LOC105790952, with product MCNKGIVDHQQQHNNQAVYLMDSPSSTPVSALASSTPSSNDDPPRLKFLCSFLGSILPRPQDGKLRYVGGETRIVSLPRDISYEELMNKMRELYDAAAVLKYQQPDEDLDALVSVVNDDDVTNMMEEYEKLGAGDGFTRLRIFLFSHPDREGSSHYVDGDERETERRYVDALNSLNEGSDFKKCDSPVMAPVSDDIHLAEQFFNGVSVDGSLHSQRNAEMLVPPYNLHHLNIPQMGSGQLLPPVPQRYNEMEGTWSPAYYSPRHHGHHDPRTLSEFPPSPSSSRYRVPFPELADKCLDRLPEEYVRQQLSHHPQYEHQPQFSDNVIWMPTAAIPGNKPAGFPSNILHGHSVYEGNHICEHCRATFSRNQTPLLEHSIMGNGVPQVNSPCPECPPNHEAFMLNADGKLQHGFYSKDHTDPRSAYGETHSHDRGRVLQNQLNPCVEEARNHVPGAGRLNDHYVHDGAGMNLPLGHASLADGHHLPSNYVHHQTVSELGNEVFHDQAVVASPHLHIPPEERGVRYGNYPYPYGGDNVYQVPQGHLHGQSVWRNVQNPTQGAPAYETSGLPEQVNGACNPAILKGVVEGSSIHCVTDGQNPWVESSQKMLGFNATGVPDNAYAHTLKMNISPHDLKTQCSITMEPIRSPQDMLNVALSPEPVQSPEQPTTLIHDKHVSSNNPRSLDNSNATWALRTEEKIVAMEDKEANNAVKVENFEVPSILCTEQNKITENESKTALVETSISSCKKFAEEDGEQAKPGEKDPSAAENSKLSVNHLSFIPQFVASVKKAALEEVEEVKVKVQEGASMKHEAVQGEVAENESESVNAQGELELDPDNDNISPSKIEPTKAEAEAIARGLQTIKNDDLEEIRQLGSGTYGAVYHGKWKGSDVAIKRIKASCFAGKPSERERLIADFWKEALILSSLHHPNVVSFYGIVRDGPDGSLATVTEFMVNGSLKQFLQKKDRTIDRRKRLIIAMDAAFGMEYLHGKNIVHFDLKCENLLVNMRDPQRPVCKIGDLGLSKVRQHTLVSGGVRGTLPWMAPELLSGKSNMVSEKIDVYSFGIVMWELLTGEEPYADMHCASIIGGIVNNTLRPKIPSWCDPEWKALMEKCWASDAAERPPFSEISQRLRSMAAAINVK from the exons ATGTGTAATAAGGGAATAGTTGATCATCAACAGCAGCATAATAATCAAGCTGTGTATTTGATGGATTCACCTTCATCAACCCCGGTGTCTGCCCTGGCTTCTTCCACCCCTAGTTCCAATGATGATCCCCCGCGTCTAAAATTCTTGTGTAGCTTCTTAGGTAGCATTTTGCCTCGACCACAAGATGGGAAATTGAGGTATGTTGGTGGAGAAACGCGAATTGTAAGTCTGCCGAGAGATATTAGTTATGAGGAGTTGATGAATAAGATGAGGGAGCTTTATGATGCAGCAGCGGTTTTGAAATATCAGCAGCCTGATGAGGATCTTGATGCTTTAGTGTCAGTTGTGAATGATGATGATGTGACTAACATGATGGAGGAGTATGAGAAGTTGGGTGCAGGCGATGGGTTCACTAGGCTTaggatttttctattttctcatcCTGACCGAGAAGGTTCATCACACTATGTTGATGGGGATGAGAGGGAGACTGAGAGGAGGTATGTGGATGCTTTGAACAGTTTAAATGAGGGTTCTGATTTTAAGAAGTGCGACTCTCCTGTGATGGCTCCAGTTTCTGATGATATTCATTTAGCTGAACAATTCTTTAACGGTGTGAGTGTTGATGGTAGCCTTCATAGCCAGAGGAATGCTGAGATGTTGGTGCCGCCTTATAACTTGCATCATCTTAATATTCCTCAAATGGGATCCGGGCAACTACTGCCACCAGTTCCTCAGAGGTACAATGAAATGGAAGGTACATGGAGTCCTGCTTACTATTCTCCTAGGCATCATGGGCACCATGATCCCAGAACGCTATCAGAGTTTCCGCCTTCACCCTCTTCATCTCGTTACCGAGTACCGTTTCCAGAATTAGCAGACAAATGCCTGGACAGATTGCCTGAGGAATATGTGAGGCAGCAATTAAGTCATCATCCCCAATATGAGCACCAGCCGCAGTTTTCAGATAATGTAATATGGATGCCAACTGCAGCTATACCTGGTAATAAGCCTGCTGGTTTTCCCAGTAATATACTTCATGGTCATAGTGTTTATGAGGGGAACCACATCTGTGAGCACTGCAGGGCTACTTTCAGCAGAAATCAAACGCCACTTTTGGAACATTCTATCATGGGAAATGGAGTTCCTCAGGTTAATAGTCCATGTCCGGAATGCCCACCAAACCATGAAGCTTTCATGCTGAATGCAGATGGAAAATTGCAGCATGGGTTTTATTCCAAGGATCACACTGATCCACGTTCTGCTTATGGTGAAACACATAGTCATGATAGAGGACGGGTTTTGCAGAACCAATTGAATCCTTGTGTTGAGGAAGCTAGAAATCACGTACCTGGAGCTGGAAGATTGAATGACCACTATGTTCATGATGGTGCTGGCATGAATTTACCTCTTGGGCACGCTAGTTTAGCTGATGGCCATCATTTGCCTTCAAATTATGTTCATCACCAAACTGTATCTGAATTGGGGAACGAAGTGTTTCACGATCAAGCTGTGGTTGCTTCACCCCACCTTCACATTCCTCCTGAAGAACGTGGAGTCCGCTATGGGAATTATCCTTACCCTTATGGTGGAGATAATGTTTACCAAGTGCCACAGGGACATTTACATGGGCAGTCTGTGTGGAGAAATGTTCAGAACCCAACTCAGGGTGCCCCTGCTTATGAAACATCTGGCTTACCCGAACAGGTAAATGGTGCATGTAACCCAGCAATTTTGAAAGGTGTGGTCGAAGGTAGTTCAATACATTGTGTAACAGATGGTCAAAATCCTTGGGTTGAGTCTTCACAAAAGATGCTGGGTTTTAATGCGACTGGTGTTCCAGACAATGCTTATGCTCATACTCTTAAGATGAACATTAGTCCTCATGATCTGAAAACTCAATGCTCTATCACTATGGAACCAATTCGATCCCCACAAGACATGCTAAATGTTGCCCTTTCCCCAGAACCTGTTCAGTCTCCAGAACAACCTACAACTTTAATTCATGATAAACATGTTTCCAGTAACAATCCTAGATCACTAGATAATTCTAATGCCACTTGGGCATTGAGGACTGAGGAGAAAATTGTTGCCATGGAAGATAAAGAAGCAAATAATGCAGTGAAGGTGGAAAATTTTGAGGTTCCAAGTATTCTCTGCACAGAGCAAAACAAAATTACTGAAAATGAATCTAAAACAGCATTGGTTGAGACTAGCATTTCAAGTTGCAAAAAATTTGCTGAAGAGGATGGTGAGCAGGCAAAACCTGGTGAAAAAGATCCTAGTGCTGCGGAAAATTCAAAGCTATCTGTAAACCATTTGAGTTTCATACCACAGTTTGTTGCTTCAGTTAAAAAAGCAGCTTTAGAAGAGGTTGAAGAAGTAAAAGTCAAAGTTCAAGAGGGTGCTTCTATGAAGCATGAAGCAGTTCAAGGAGAAGTGGCTGAAAATGAATCAGAATCAGTG AATGCCCAGGGTGAGTTGGAACTGGATCCTGATAATGACAACATATCCCCGTCCAAAATTGAGCCGACAAAGGCCGAGGCTGAAGCTATTGCACGAGGCTTACAg ACGATAAAGAACGATGATCTAGAGGAGATCCGACAATTAGGCTCTGGAACATATGGGGCAGTTTATCATGGGAAATGGAAAGGTTCTGATGTAGCAATCAAGAGAATTAAAGCCAGCTGCTTTGCAGGGAAGCCTTCTGAAAGAGAACGATTG ATTGCAGATTTCTGGAAAGAAGCTTTGATATTGAGTTCATTACATCATCCGAATGTTGTTTCTTTCTATGGCATAGTTCGTGATGGTCCTGATGGATCCTTAGCTACTGTTACTGAATTCATGGTTAATGGATCCTTGAAGCAGTTTTTACAGAAGAAGGACAG GACTATTGATCGTCGTAAGAGACTCATCATAGCCATGGATGCTGCATTTGGAATGGAGTATTTGCATGGAAAAAACATTGtacattttgatttgaaatgtgaaaatctGTTGGTAAATATGAGAGATCCACAGCGTCCAGTGTGCAAG ATTGGTGATTTGGGCTTGTCAAAGGTCAGACAACATACATTAGTTTCGGGAGGTGTTCGTGGAACTCTACCCTGGATGGCACCTGAGCTTTTGAGTGGTAAAAGTAACATGGTATCTGAAAAG ATTGATGTCTACTCTTTCGGCATTGTTATGTGGGAGTTGCTGACTGGTGAAGAACCTTATGCAGATATGCATTGTGCTTCTATAATTG GGGGAATTGTAAACAACACATTACGTCCAAAAATACCATCATGGTGCGATCCCGAATGGAAGGCATTGATGGAAAAGTGTTGGGCCTCTGATGCTGCAGAGAGGCCTCCATTTTCAGAAATATCTCAGAGGCTGAGGAGCATGGCTGCTGCTATAAACGTAAAATAA